Proteins co-encoded in one Setaria viridis chromosome 9, Setaria_viridis_v4.0, whole genome shotgun sequence genomic window:
- the LOC117839945 gene encoding transcription factor MYB101, with protein sequence MDAISSLMLQEGWRKGPWTALEDRLLTEYVQQHGEGSWNSVAKLTGLRRSGKSCRLRWVNYLRPDLKRGKITPDEETVILQLHAMLGNRWSAIARCLPGRTDNEIKNYWRTHFKKARPSRRARAQLLYQYQLQQQEQRRQYLQSLHLLQQQQSQQQSQQLLMGQQQEQQSPPEPDHQSAVMAAMVNNLQGTECSCSPASTAEHCTIPDDDDALLWDSLWRLVDGNGCGDGSSGGEY encoded by the exons ATGGACGCGATCAGCAGCCTGATGCTGCAGGAGGGGTGGAGGAAGGGGCCATGGACGGCGCTGGAGGACAGGCTGCTCACCGAGTACGTGCAGCAGCACGGCGAGGGCAGCTGGAACTCTGTCGCCAAGCTCACAG GGCTGCGGCGGAGCGGGAAGAGCTGCCGGCTGCGGTGGGTGAACTACCTCCGGCCGGACCTGAAGCGGGGCAAGATCACCCCCGACGAGGAGACCGTCATCCTCCAGCTGCACGCCATGCTCGGCAACAG GTGGTCGGCGATCGCGCGGTGCCTGCCGGGGAGGacggacaacgagatcaagaactactggCGGACCCACTTCAAGAAGGCCCGGCCGTCGCGCCGCGCCCGGGCGCAGCTGCTCTACCAGTaccagctccagcagcaggagcagcgccGCCAGTATCTCCAGAGCCTTCACCTCCTGCAGCAACAGCAGAGCCAGCAGCAGAGCCAGCAGCTTCTGATGggccagcagcaggagcagcagagcCCGCCGGAGCCCGACCACCAGTCGGCCGTGATGGCGGCGATGGTGAACAACCTGCAGGGCACGGAGTGCTCCTGCAGCCCGGCGTCGACGGCCGAGCACTGCACGATcccggacgacgacgacgccctgCTGTGGGATAGCCTCTGGAGGCTGGTCGACGGCAATGGCTGCGGCGACGGCTCCAGCGGTGGCGAGTACTAG
- the LOC117839944 gene encoding E3 ubiquitin-protein ligase WAV3, translated as MAAAWGRAKRALATSLCISVPARQRAIEDAPPEGGAAEALSSMAEEKTGSTSSVSLRRLTSFGSRSSQKICSICLGGMRTGIGQALFTAECSHKFHFHCISSNVKHGNLICPICRAEWKEIPGVQPADANSGRARVSPLNWPQDEGHMAVVRRLSHTYSGSLQEHLPFFRTPEAGIFNDDEHIDLQPDTTHEQNAVTGSVEIKSYPEFPAIQQSVAQEVFAILIHLKAPKSPHSASSRAPLDLVTVLDVSGSMAGTKLALLKHAMSFVIQALGPNDRLSVIAFSSTARRLFPLRRMTLTGKQRALQDVSSLVASGGTNIADGLKRGAKVIEDRRLKNPVCSIILLSDGQDTYTLPSDRALLNYSALVPPSILPGTGHHVQIHTFGFGSDHDSAAMHAIADISSGTFSFIDAEGSIQDGFAQCIGGLLSVVVKEMCLSIECVDDGVLLTSIKSGGYTSQVAENGRSGSVDIGDLYADEERGFLVTLYVPAAQGQTLLIKPTCTYEDAITTENIKVQGEEVNVQRPAHLVHCKISPEVEREWHRVQATEDMSAARAAAEAGAFSQAVEILEARRRILESQAAQSSDNQCLSLITELREMQDRVESRQRYEESGRAFMLAGLSSHTWQRATARGDSTDLTTTIHTYQTPSMVDMLQRSQTLVAPGVDTLNRSPTVAPSQRSPHWFSRRSRPTKSFSGRLL; from the exons atggcggcggcgtggggccgCGCCAAGCGCGCGCTCGCCACCAGCCTCTGCATCAGCGTGCCCGCGCGCCAGAGGGCCATCGAGGACGCGCCGCCGGAggggggcgcggcggaggcgctgTCTTCCATGGCAGAGGAGAAGACGGGGTCCACCTCCTCCGTGTCTCTGCGGCGGCTGACGAGCTTTGGGAGCCGGAGCTCGCAG AAGATATGCTCCATTTGCCTTGGTGGCATGAGAACAGGGATTGGACAAGCCTTGTTCACTGCAGAATGCTCCCACAAATTCCATTTTCATTGCATCTCTTCAAATGTGAAGCATGGCAACCTCATCTGCCCGATATGCCGTGCTGAGTGGAAAGAAATCCCAGGCGTTCAACCTGCAGATGCTAATTCTGGAAGAGCTAGAGTAAGCCCACTAAACTGGCCCCAGGATGAAGGGCACATGGCTGTTGTCCGCAGGCTTTCTCATACATACAGTGGAAGCCTGCAGGAACACCTTCCTTTCTTCCGTACTCCAGAGGCAGGCATCTTCAATGATGATGAGCACATAGATCTTCAGCCTGATACAACGCATGAACAAAATGCAGTCACTGGTTCAGTTGAAATCAAGTCATATCCAGAATTTCCTGCTATACAACAGTCAGTGGCCCAGGAGGTCTTTGCTATATTGATCCATCTCAAGGCTCCAAAATCCCCACACTCAGCAAGCTCCCGTGCACCTCTTGACCTTGTCACTGTTCTTGATGTCAGCGGTAGCATGGCAGGGACCAAGCTTGCACTTCTGAAGCATGCCATGAGCTTTGTCATACAAGCACTTGGACCCAACGACCGCCTGTCTGTCATTGCCTTCTCATCCACAGCACGGAGACTCTTCCCTCTTCGCAGAATGACATTAACTGGTAAGCAGCGAGCCTTGCAAGATGTCAGTTCACTTGTTGCAAGTGGTGGCACAAACATTGCTGACGGGCTAAAGAGAGGTGCTAAAGTGATCGAGGACCGTCGGTTGAAGAACCCAGTCTGTAGCATCATTCTTCTCTCTGATGGTCAAGACACGTATACCCTTCCTTCTGACAGGGCTCTACTAAATTACAGTGCCCTTGTCCCACCTTCAATTCTTCCTGGAACAGGTCATCATGTCCAGATCCACACCTTTGGTTTTGGCTCAGATCATGATTCTGCTGCCATGCATGCTATTGCTGATATATCTAGTGGCACATTTTCATTTATTGATGCGGAAGGCTCGATCCAAGATGGATTTGCTCAGTGTATTGGTGGGCTCCTGAGTGTTGTTGTTAAGGAGATGTGTTTGAGCATTGAGTGTGTTGATGACGGTGTGCTGCTGACATCCATCAAGTCAGGCGGCTATACAAGTCAGGTTGCTGAAAATGGCCGCAGTGGTTCAGTTGATATTGGTGACCTGTATGCAGACGAAGAGCGGGGCTTTCTGGTCACTCTATATGTTCCAGCTGCACAGGGGCAGACTCTGCTGATCAAACCAACCTGCACATACGAAGATGCAATCACCACTGAGAACATCAAAGTACAGGGTGAAGAAGTGAATGTTCAGCGCCCTGCACATTTGGTGCACTGCAAAATATCTCCTGAGGTTGAGCGCGAGTGGCACCGTGTTCAAGCCACAGAGGACATGTCTGCTGCACGGGCTGCAGCTGAGGCAGGCGCTTTCTCTCAGGCCGTGGAAATTCTCGAAGCCCGTAGGAGGATACTGGAGTCACAGGCTGCACAATCTTCAGACAACCAATGCCTATCATTGATAACGGAGCTGAGGGAGATGCAGGATAGGGTGGAGAGCCGGCAGAGGTACGAGGAATCAGGCAGGGCGTTCATGCTGGCTGGCCTGAGCTCACACACATGGCAGAGAGCAACCGCACGTGGTGACTCGACTGATCTCACTACCACTATTCACACCTATCAGACACCATCCATGGTTGACATGCTTCAGCGCTCTCAGACTCTTGTTGCCCCTGGTGTTGACACGCTGAACCGCTCCCCAACTGTGGCTCCTTCACAAAGGTCTCCACATTGGTTCAGCCGAAGATCCAGGCCAACGAAATCCTTCTCCGGTCGTCTCCTGTGA